A DNA window from Pseudorasbora parva isolate DD20220531a chromosome 5, ASM2467924v1, whole genome shotgun sequence contains the following coding sequences:
- the LOC137075921 gene encoding zinc finger protein 271, which translates to MSHSSKPRSHPCGLCDKSFPQISMLTKHQRMHAEDKPYKCPYCDKSFTLSSRLVLHKRSHAGEKPHTCRICSKTFISSAHLSLHMRSHTGERKYKCSVCSKMFMQSSQLMRHKTIHTGEKPFKCPDCNKCFGRASHLKTHRRLHTGEKPFKCTQCDRAFTQKAGLIIHLRLHTGERPFKCDKCGKAFRTSAHLLNHQALELGEGRFTCATCQKGFRSITMLKQHEKSHQGSGTHCCSVCSGAFAQSSYLQLKLHLHNGEQLFHCKVCNKIFVKMSTFEKHCRKHQMEMDDDCEDETVKEEDPPFELHTAASPGPSTSEVNTRSKTRAKIKSTKDNS; encoded by the coding sequence ATGTCCCACTCGTCCAAGCCTCGATCTCACCCTTGTGGCCTGTGTGACAAATCTTTCCCCCAGATATCCATGCTCACCAAACACCAGCGAATGCACGCGGAAGACAAGCCCTACAAATGCCCCTACTGTGACAAATCCTTCACTCTTTCTTCTCGCCTGGTGCTGCACAAACGCAGCCATGCCGGGGAGAAGCCTCACACCTGCCGGATTTGCTCCAAGACCTTCATCTCTTCGGCCCATCTGTCACTGCACATGCGGTCACACACCGGAGAGAGGAAGTACAAATGCAGTGTGTGCTCTAAAATGTTCATGCAGTCGTCGCAACTTATGCGCCACAAGACCATCCACACCGGCGAGAAACCCTTCAAATGCCCAGATTGCAACAAGTGCTTCGGCCGCGCCTCTCACCTGAAAACCCACCGCAGGCTTCACACCGGCGAGAAGCCCTTTAAATGCACTCAGTGCGACAGGGCTTTCACACAAAAGGCCGGGCTTATCATACACCTGCGATTGCACACAGGTGAGCGCCCTTTTAAGTGTGATAAGTGTGGCAAGGCCTTCCGCACCTCAGCCCACCTGCTGAACCATCAGGCTTTGGAGTTGGGCGAAGGCAGGTTCACCTGTGCCACGTGTCAAAAGGGCTTCAGATCCATCACCATGCTTAAACAACACGAAAAAAGCCACCAGGGCAGCGGGACACACTGCTGTAGCGTGTGCTCCGGGGCCTTCGCTCAGTCCTCTTATCTGCAGCTCAAACTGCACTTACACAATGGAGAGCAGCTCTTCCACTGCAAGGTGTGCAACAAAATATTCGTGAAGATGTCCACCTTTGAGAAACACTGCAGAAAGCATCAGATGGAGATGGACGACGACTGCGAGGACGAGACCGTAAAAGAGGAAGATCCCCCGTTTGAGCTGCATACTGCTGCATCCCCGGGTCCATCAACATCAGAAGTCAACACACGCTCCAAAACAAGAGCCAAAATTAAGAGTACAAAGGACAACTCGTAA